The Bacillus sp. (in: firmicutes) genome contains a region encoding:
- a CDS encoding threonine synthase has product MLWEGLLKKYHDYLPVTEKTPALTLQEGNTPLLFLHRLSEQWGIKLYVKVEGANPTGSFKDRGMVMAVAKAVEEGSRTVICASTGNTSASAAAYAARAGIRSIIVIPHGKIAYGKLAQAIMYGADIVQIEGNFDQALALVREISQSSNVTLVNSVNPYRIEGQKTAAFEICEQLGKAPDVLAIPVGNAGNITAYWKGFKEYDERHHSGRPKMLGFEAEGAAAIVKNEVIEHPETIATAIRIGNPASWKSALEACEQSKGKMSYVTDEEILQAFRLLAKTEGVFAEPASCASIAGVKKQVEAGRIPKGTTVVAVLTGNGLKDPQIAVEQLQVEPTVLPYDQDAIKKYIYGVVNQ; this is encoded by the coding sequence ATGTTATGGGAAGGATTATTAAAAAAGTATCACGATTATTTACCGGTTACAGAGAAAACACCAGCACTCACCCTACAAGAAGGAAATACGCCGCTTCTCTTTTTACATCGTCTGTCTGAACAATGGGGAATCAAATTATACGTAAAAGTGGAGGGGGCGAATCCAACTGGTTCGTTCAAAGACCGTGGAATGGTCATGGCAGTTGCGAAAGCAGTAGAAGAAGGAAGCCGTACAGTCATTTGTGCGTCTACTGGAAATACATCTGCCTCAGCTGCTGCGTATGCAGCTCGGGCAGGCATTCGTTCTATAATCGTCATTCCTCACGGGAAAATTGCCTACGGAAAATTAGCTCAAGCCATTATGTATGGGGCAGACATTGTTCAAATCGAAGGGAATTTTGACCAAGCGCTAGCACTTGTACGAGAAATTAGTCAATCAAGCAATGTAACTCTTGTGAATTCTGTTAATCCTTACCGTATTGAAGGACAAAAAACTGCGGCTTTTGAAATTTGTGAACAATTAGGGAAAGCCCCTGATGTGTTGGCCATACCGGTTGGAAATGCAGGCAACATTACCGCTTATTGGAAAGGGTTTAAAGAATACGATGAACGCCATCATTCCGGTAGGCCAAAGATGTTAGGATTCGAAGCGGAAGGTGCTGCGGCCATAGTTAAAAACGAAGTGATTGAACATCCAGAAACGATTGCGACAGCGATTCGGATCGGTAATCCTGCTAGCTGGAAAAGTGCGTTAGAGGCTTGTGAACAATCAAAAGGCAAAATGTCATATGTTACGGATGAAGAAATATTGCAGGCGTTTCGTTTATTAGCGAAAACAGAAGGGGTATTTGCTGAACCTGCCTCTTGTGCTTCAATTGCCGGAGTAAAAAAACAAGTCGAAGCCGGTCGTATTCCTAAAGGAACAACAGTGGTAGCGGTCCTAACTGGTAATGGTCTAAAAGATCCACAAATAGCAGTAGAACAACTGCAAGTAGAGCCAACCGTTCTTCCTTATGATCAAGATGCCATTAAAAAATATATTTATGGTGTGGTAAACCAATGA
- a CDS encoding homoserine dehydrogenase — translation MNGVIKIGLLGLGTVGSGVVKIIRNHQKELQHQVGCPVHVQKVLLRDVNKRRLVDIEKDLLTTDPDEVINDPEIDVIVEVMGGIEEARKYILQALNNNKHVVTANKDLIALYGSELQDAANRNGCDLYYEASVAGGIPIIRTIIDGLVSDRIQKVMGIVNGTTNYILTQMDQKGLPYEVALKQAQDLGFAEVDPTSDVEGLDAARKMAILARLAFSMNIDLEDVEVEGIANVSKEDLEYGKQFGYTMKLIGFAHRDQNRVEVSVQPTFLTQGHPLASVNNEYNAVYVTGEAVGETMFYGPGAGSLPTATSVVADIVSVIKHMRLGVTGRESFRPQFEKQLKNPDERFAKYFLRLHLKDEVGTFAEMTSLFAKYNVSFEKILQLPLKNENTVEVAVVTHHASLYQYQHLLHELKRLDVVKDFISIYRVEGS, via the coding sequence ATGAATGGCGTGATTAAAATTGGGTTGTTAGGCTTAGGGACGGTCGGTTCTGGGGTGGTAAAAATTATCCGTAATCACCAAAAAGAGTTACAACATCAAGTCGGTTGCCCGGTACACGTTCAAAAGGTGTTATTACGCGACGTAAATAAAAGGCGCCTAGTCGATATTGAAAAAGATTTGTTAACAACTGATCCAGATGAAGTGATTAATGATCCAGAAATTGATGTGATTGTAGAGGTAATGGGAGGAATTGAAGAGGCTCGTAAGTATATTTTACAAGCATTAAATAATAACAAGCATGTTGTTACGGCAAATAAAGATTTAATTGCATTGTATGGTTCCGAGTTACAGGACGCGGCAAACAGAAATGGATGCGACTTGTATTACGAAGCAAGTGTTGCTGGTGGTATCCCAATCATTCGTACCATTATCGATGGGCTCGTCTCCGATCGTATTCAAAAAGTGATGGGGATTGTCAATGGAACAACAAACTATATTTTAACGCAAATGGACCAAAAAGGGTTGCCATATGAAGTCGCTTTAAAACAAGCGCAAGACTTAGGATTTGCCGAAGTCGATCCTACATCAGATGTAGAAGGTCTAGATGCGGCCAGAAAAATGGCCATTTTAGCTCGACTTGCATTTTCGATGAATATCGATTTAGAAGATGTGGAAGTAGAAGGAATTGCGAACGTTTCGAAAGAAGACTTAGAGTATGGAAAACAATTTGGGTACACAATGAAGCTAATCGGATTTGCACATCGAGATCAAAATCGGGTTGAAGTGAGTGTACAACCTACGTTTCTCACTCAAGGACACCCATTAGCGTCCGTAAATAATGAATACAATGCGGTGTATGTCACTGGTGAGGCCGTAGGTGAAACGATGTTTTACGGACCGGGTGCAGGTAGCTTACCAACAGCTACATCCGTTGTAGCCGATATCGTTTCCGTCATTAAACATATGCGGCTTGGGGTAACAGGTCGGGAATCGTTCCGCCCGCAATTTGAAAAACAATTAAAAAATCCAGACGAACGGTTTGCCAAATATTTTTTAAGACTTCACTTGAAGGATGAAGTCGGTACGTTTGCTGAAATGACGAGCTTATTTGCGAAGTACAATGTAAGCTTTGAAAAAATTTTACAACTTCCTTTGAAAAACGAAAATACAGTTGAAGTTGCTGTCGTCACTCACCATGCATCATTATACCAATACCAACATTTATTGCATGAACTAAAACGACTAGATGTTGTGAAAGATTTCATCAGCATATACCGTGTTGAAGGGAGCTAG